In Idiomarina sp. PL1-037, a single genomic region encodes these proteins:
- a CDS encoding efflux RND transporter permease subunit yields the protein MNIAQYSMERKTTSWMLFLILLIGGLIALTQLGRLEDPKFTIKQAMVITPYSGASAQQVEEEVTYRLEDAIQELSYVDNVRSISKPGLSQITVEMKSIYRTEQLDQIWDELRRKINDVKNQLPPGTGEPIVRDDFGDVYGVMMAITGPDYSYKDIERYADFLRRELVLVDGVGKVKLAGEQQEQVVVEVSRTRLANLGISPKRIAGLLQTQNAVADAGRVTINEEALRIATSGEFANVEDMSKLVISNPGAEERIYLRDVATIYREAKEIPSHVVRYNGQAALWVAVSFSDNVNVVEVGQRIQKRLDELSYAQPIGMSVDRIYDQPHEVENSVDDFLLNLVEAVAIVIIALLLTMGFRSGLLIGTVLLLTVLGTFIFMYLANINLQRVSLGALIISLGMLVDNAIVIADGIMVAMRKGKSKVDAAVSVVRQNQWPLLGATVIGIIAFAPIGLSSDATGEFAGSLFWVLLISLLLSWFTALTLIPFLADRLYSAKDIGDEKNDAFSHPVYKGYKAVLSTCLRHRIISMVVMLALLVAAVLGFGQAKQSFFPPSTTPLFYVDLWYPQGTDIRHTETDSKRLEDYLLEKPVVTSVATTVGRGAPRFTLTYLVEKSYESYAQLLVRVEDKEAMEPLMRDIRERIRSEHPDVEDKLIRVEIGPATPAKIEARFSGPDIEVLRQLSKKAQALLDRDEGAVNIRSDWRNQTKLLRPEYDEAAGRRAGITKEDVNNLLRANFVGRRIGVYRDGTDLLPIIQRAPESERVDLNNWQELQIYSPVFDRFVPLAQVVRSIGVKWEDPLILRRDRKRTLTVMADHDLLRDETAAQVFERVKPQIEAIELPLGYELNWGGEHEVSGDAEKALFNALPFGFLVMFIITVLLFNSIRQAAVLWTTVPLSIIGVTVGLLLLDKPFGFMALLGFLSLSGMLIKNGVVLLEQVNAELDAGKEATQALSDAAVSRVRPVGMAAATTILGMIPLLFDDFFASMATVIMFGLGFATVLTLFVVPVMYAIVQRVPRP from the coding sequence ATGAATATAGCTCAATACAGTATGGAGCGAAAAACCACTAGCTGGATGTTGTTTCTCATCTTGCTGATAGGTGGGTTAATTGCCCTGACTCAGCTTGGTCGCCTTGAAGACCCCAAATTCACCATAAAACAGGCAATGGTCATTACGCCTTATTCCGGAGCTTCAGCGCAGCAAGTAGAGGAAGAAGTCACCTATCGGCTGGAGGACGCGATACAAGAATTGAGTTACGTCGACAACGTGCGCTCTATTTCCAAGCCCGGATTGTCGCAAATAACGGTTGAGATGAAGAGTATTTATCGTACAGAACAGCTCGATCAGATATGGGATGAACTGCGTCGTAAAATTAACGATGTAAAAAACCAGTTACCACCAGGTACAGGTGAACCCATTGTCCGAGACGACTTTGGCGATGTCTATGGCGTAATGATGGCGATAACGGGCCCCGATTACTCTTATAAAGACATTGAGCGTTACGCTGATTTTTTAAGACGAGAGCTGGTACTGGTCGATGGTGTAGGCAAAGTGAAGCTGGCCGGCGAACAACAGGAGCAGGTTGTAGTAGAAGTGTCGCGCACGCGTCTGGCTAATTTGGGTATTTCTCCTAAACGTATTGCGGGTCTGTTGCAGACACAGAATGCAGTAGCCGACGCTGGACGGGTAACAATAAACGAAGAAGCTTTGCGTATTGCCACTAGTGGCGAGTTTGCGAACGTTGAGGACATGTCGAAGCTAGTTATCAGTAACCCCGGCGCTGAGGAACGTATTTATTTGCGCGACGTTGCGACAATTTACCGCGAGGCTAAAGAAATTCCCTCACACGTAGTGCGTTACAATGGTCAGGCAGCACTTTGGGTTGCGGTTTCTTTTTCCGATAACGTGAATGTGGTTGAAGTGGGTCAGCGCATTCAGAAACGGCTGGACGAGCTGTCGTATGCACAACCAATAGGTATGTCGGTTGATCGCATCTACGATCAGCCACATGAGGTCGAGAATTCAGTTGACGACTTTTTGCTGAACTTAGTCGAAGCTGTCGCCATCGTTATTATCGCGCTGTTGCTGACCATGGGATTCCGCAGTGGGCTTTTAATTGGCACAGTTTTGTTGCTAACCGTGCTGGGTACTTTTATTTTCATGTACTTAGCCAACATAAATTTGCAGCGGGTTTCCTTAGGTGCACTTATCATTTCCCTTGGTATGCTGGTCGATAATGCCATTGTTATAGCTGATGGTATTATGGTGGCAATGCGTAAGGGCAAAAGCAAAGTCGATGCTGCCGTCAGTGTTGTAAGACAAAACCAGTGGCCCTTGCTGGGTGCGACGGTCATTGGCATTATTGCTTTTGCACCTATTGGGTTGTCATCCGATGCGACCGGCGAGTTTGCGGGGAGCTTGTTCTGGGTTTTATTAATATCACTGCTACTCAGTTGGTTCACTGCGCTTACTCTCATTCCATTTTTGGCAGACCGACTATATTCGGCTAAAGACATTGGTGACGAGAAAAATGATGCCTTTTCTCACCCGGTGTACAAAGGGTACAAAGCCGTTTTATCGACCTGCCTACGCCATCGAATAATCAGCATGGTTGTTATGCTGGCTTTATTAGTTGCGGCAGTGCTTGGGTTCGGACAAGCCAAGCAGTCATTTTTTCCACCTTCGACAACGCCGTTATTTTATGTCGACTTGTGGTATCCACAGGGAACAGATATTCGCCATACCGAGACAGACTCTAAGCGTTTAGAGGACTACCTTCTGGAAAAGCCGGTAGTCACTTCAGTTGCAACAACGGTAGGGCGCGGCGCTCCGCGTTTCACCTTAACCTACCTGGTAGAGAAAAGTTATGAGAGTTACGCACAACTTCTCGTTCGGGTCGAAGATAAAGAAGCGATGGAACCGTTGATGCGTGACATCAGGGAAAGAATTCGAAGTGAACACCCCGATGTCGAAGATAAATTGATTCGTGTTGAAATTGGTCCGGCAACGCCTGCCAAAATAGAAGCTCGCTTCTCAGGTCCAGACATTGAGGTGTTACGTCAACTCAGCAAAAAAGCACAAGCTTTATTAGATCGGGATGAAGGTGCAGTAAACATCCGTTCAGACTGGCGAAATCAAACTAAATTGTTACGGCCGGAGTATGATGAAGCCGCCGGGCGCCGAGCCGGTATAACCAAAGAAGATGTGAATAACCTTTTGCGTGCCAATTTTGTGGGCCGTCGGATAGGTGTATACCGAGACGGGACCGATCTATTGCCTATTATTCAACGAGCTCCAGAGTCAGAGAGAGTCGATCTTAATAATTGGCAAGAGCTGCAAATTTACAGTCCGGTGTTTGATCGCTTTGTGCCGTTAGCTCAGGTCGTACGCTCCATTGGAGTTAAGTGGGAGGACCCATTGATACTGAGGCGAGACAGAAAGCGTACTCTTACTGTAATGGCTGACCATGACTTATTGCGTGATGAAACCGCCGCTCAAGTCTTTGAACGGGTGAAACCGCAAATTGAAGCTATTGAACTGCCCCTGGGCTATGAGCTCAATTGGGGAGGTGAGCACGAAGTTTCAGGCGATGCTGAAAAGGCCTTATTCAACGCCTTACCATTTGGTTTTTTGGTGATGTTTATTATTACCGTGCTGTTGTTTAACAGCATTCGCCAGGCCGCTGTGCTGTGGACGACTGTGCCGCTTTCCATAATTGGTGTGACTGTGGGACTCTTGCTGCTGGACAAACCGTTTGGCTTCATGGCGTTACTTGGCTTTCTCAGCCTTTCCGGCATGCTGATTAAAAACGGTGTGGTGTTGCTGGAGCAGGTTAATGCTGAGTTGGACGCAGGTAAAGAAGCAACCCAGGCGTTGAGTGATGCCGCGGTTAGTCGTGTTCGTCCGGTAGGAATGGCGGCAGCCACCACCATTTTGGGTATGATACCGCTGCTGTTTGACGACTTCTTTGCCAGCATGGCAACGGTCATTATGTTCGGCCTGGGCTTTGCTACCGTACTGACCTTGTTTGTCGTACCTGTTATGTACGCCATAGTGCAAAGAGTACCGCGCCCGTAA